The DNA window GATGAAATTGGGGCTACCGATTAGGGTAAGCCAGAATCGAGATGTAACCCTTAAACGGAGCAGAGTTTTGACAGGCAATCGAGAAAGAATTTCGTATCGAATATCATCCGGCAAAATCGACATCTTTTACTAACAGTAGtgacagaagaagaagaagaagatgaacaacAGCTTGtatgaaattttgattaaagATGAAGGTTGGAGTGTTTCTTCAATCTTGGTTTTCTTGAATCTTAATTAGTGGCGGGTATAGAAGTTgtacttaattttcaaattctctaattaaaattattcaaaaaaacaaattaggtttaattatttatatttatttgatataatataattaactaagTTATTAACTTGAATCAATATTTCAcctattatttactttttcattatcataatttaattttttattaacgtTTTCTTGagtcaaataaaagaaaatgtattcAACTTGGATAGCTCAATTGAGCCCgggttatttaatattttttaaaagataaaaaaaatcaaattatttgaaattttaattggttaaattaataaaaatgtctttttatatttaaaagttaaatttaataaaaatagaagatataatgaaaaataaaaaaattaaataatataaaaataatattctactTAAagaaatagttattattttatattaactataagagatataaattatacgaatagtaaatatataacaaacactatactaaataaatagtttatacTATACCAATAGTATTATACTTGTTTGTCCATCTAACCAAATATCACtattgaattttataataattttataatttgtaacacaataatattatatatctcaaCTTTTTCTTAGAATTTCTTAAAAGAATAGAAATAATAAccatcaaaaatatataactctCAAGATgttaattttgagataaaaataacaaatttaaaacagAAAAGGAAAGTGAGATGCTAGGGGAAAAATGGGAGAATTAATACTCTAGTTGACTTATGgttaattaagtttttattcCAACTAAGCAACTCAATAGTTAGTTaagcttttattttatttatttaaagaaaaatgataatgtattgattacaaaatataaagaaaattttgaggcaatttgaaaagaataaaaagtaTTGTGTTATGATTGAATACATTCTAaaatttttgacaattttttaatCTTGTTTGAATTGAATATTTGCCATTCATGTGATAGGCTTCCATGCCCCCCATCATATTCATTTatgcataaataaaaataattgtatgatataaaagtttgtttttctGTAATTTTACGATTATAGGTAGAAACTGTCTACAAACTTTAACTTAAGAGTTAAGAtctttacttaaaatatttaagtgggtaatgacttaaatatttatcaaatatattaacatgAAAAGAGTTTACTTCACCTAATTGATATatctcttttcatttttcttttcttttcttatttatttttgtttatccTTGCATAAGTATGTTATTTTGGGGTTTAGAACATTTTCAATTGAAAGAGTTGATAGAGTggatgaaatagttttttttataattatttcaaatttgtaacATTTAAGTCCATGAATTTTGTTATGTTCTATCACTTAGCCAGAAAAACTTTCAAGTGATAGTGTTATAAGTCATTTACTATTTGTAAcactaatttatataaacttaaaagttttcttatttgcatttaaaatgtttcaaaagtgtcttgaaattttatttattagaccATTTCCAACTTATAAACCTATTCTTAAACccaaaatgtaataaaaatcacatcaaacagtaattcatctccaacctaAAAACTCATTcttaaacccaaaaaaattttcttatgattttcttttcttacactaactttttaaccttattaatattatctatatatttatcaactttatatatttaaccacaatcttttctatttcatttcataaaattaagataaaattaattatatatcaataattcataaacaacaaaataattctaatacatttaaataaacaaacatattatattaaaacaaatattgttaacatattataatataatttataaaatataagttaaaaatataaaataaattataaaataaattagattaaatttcaaatataataaatttaatgatttaattatatatttaaaaaaaaatttaactttttatcttaaaagtaaaaaaaaaatataagttgaaggattaatttaaatataaagaaattaaaagatattaaaaaaaatataacctaaGAGCCAGTATGTATCGTCCAATGGTTTGGTTAGAGGAAAAAAAGGATATGCAAAACCCCATTATGTGTGTtcgttggagatggtcttagcttaggtttaaaaagaaaaaaaaatagttgtagCCCATTTTCTAAGCCAAACTCATTTTGTAAAATCATAAGTAATGACTTGGAATCTCAAACTTGTGGCATAAAAAGATGATGGGTTTAATGGGTTAGAGGTCCAATTGGTTGCCTAAAAGCAACCTTCCTGATCATGTACCAATTGCATTTTTGGTAGCCATATAAGATTATGATTATTCAATATCctacttttgttttgtttttcaccaaaaataaaattactttacaCCCCTCTTGGAAATTGCTATCTAGCTTGTGAATAATTTGGcccaataaaaatatattttttaacctttaCCAAGTTCAAAAATTTTGCATTTAATCTACCATAATAAGTTAAATTCCTTATTTTTGAATGATATTGTAATAGTAGATCTTGCGATGTGATTGATCgaacttcttttttttcttcatcgGTATTTTCGTGGTCTTTCTAAAACTTTGACTAGAGCGATTATTGCATCGGTATTTCACTTAGACCTAGAATTTCACAGTTTttggattattaatatttatcaatggTATTTTGACTTTAATCACAACATTTGTCTAgttttttacaaatattgtgACCAAGTTTTGAagtaaagtttaaaaaaatatatatattgttttcttTAGAGTTTATGATAGAagtgattcatttttttttaattaaggatgaaaaatagttataaaataagtaaatttgattactaaattaattaataataataataaataaataaaattgattgttttggatttattAAAAGTGTATTGAGACTTTAGAGAGTAACAATTGACTCATTTGATTGGCATTTACTTTCGTTAGACAAAGAGACTTTGTATTCTATGCATGCAATTTCTTGGCAACCGCTGAGGTGGTCCCCACGCGGAAAGACTTAAATACTCAGGAATTTTCCATACAATTTCCCTTTTTTAACtcaataataactttttatttttaattttacatttgtataaatatttactcAGATTACTAATTTCAACTTCAGCagcattcatatattttatattttgaaattattagaATAGTGTGTGGGTTATAACTGagggattaaaaaaattaatctgatTTTCTTCTACTAATAGTAAATAATAACTGGTTGATTTAGTTGAAAACTATGTTAGATtgattgtaataatattatttgaaggttaaattaattaactagataattttaattgtgttaAGGCCTTAATGTTGTGGAACAATATCTTAATTGAGatgattttttctattatttccTTTTCACTTTTCAGCTTCTTTTGATCATACTTGTAGTGTAAGAAATCCCAATTAGGCAATTGGTTTATTAATTCAAACGAATGAATGTTACACCAAGGGGCTTTTATTAGACTTATGATGTTTGATTTGAGCATTAAGTTATAAGTTGATTATGgttattaattattgtactaACATATATAGAAACATATACCCATCTTATAATACATAATTGAAAAACTCTATTGAATAtctcataaatataaatttacatcCAAACTAAAAACagataaataaatgttttcaaaaaagTAGTATTATAAACTATTATGTAGTTTCTCATTATcctattaattttaatttttgttgttgGGTATCTTACAACCTTTAAAGAAAATTTCTAGGGCTAGTATTCTTTTTCAGTTCTTcttagatgaaaaaaaaaataataaatatttatgtcatTAACtctcaaaaaatgaaaaaataattatttttaacactaattttttattttaagtatgGAAGGGTATATCATtgtattttttatcatttaaatttgagGTTGATGTTAAATTTTGTTCAGTTCGATATCTTGTTTAGTTGAATCAAAGTATTCGTcccaaaattttataatctaaATTACACTCTCAGCTTTTAGTGTTGTCGTTTGTTGTTTATATCAATGCTAGTTCTGAGAATTGGGTTGATCCATACCATATagaaaaatgtgattttttttatgtcataaatttaattttaaataattgtaaaaaaatatttttgataagatttgaactcataactaaataaaatatattttttcagcTTGAACTATTATACTACACATTCCTATGGTAAACCtctaatcaatttaattaaaatcatatttttgttttaataaatgggTTGACCTAGGCTGTGAATTTGTTGTTCATACTCTCTCATTGTGTTGGTGATATTTTTTTAGTCTCTATACATCCATTTTTAGTGATTAAGAATGTGTTGACAAATTTgaagttgtattttttttttcataaagaataattgaaatgtatCTCATTTAGATGCTCTTTTACTATCATGCATTAATTTGTACGAATTATGATATTATGTAAatgactaattattattttacataatattttttttgatatttttttattaaattatggaCAAGAACAAATTTTATTGCCGAAATATTTTGATTGTTTAATTAGACTTGTTTCCCTTCAATAAATGATAATTAActattataagaaaaaacatCTTTTGTTGACCTGAAGACCTAGAGAagctttatttgaaaacaatgcaTTGCCAGCCACTAAGAAGGCACTTCTCACTctctatatattaatacttcTTTGAGTCTCTCTAtctctataatatattattattaatatatttggcTATATCAAACTGAAATCATTTCTCACTTCTTTCTTCTAAGTCCTCGCAAGTGGAAATGGGCGCAGTGAGTCTCCTTAATTTCTCTATCTCTATGTATGATTAATTGAAATCGTTTATGAATCGATGCATATGTTTACAGAATAAGAACAAATCTGATGACGGAGGGAAGAAGAATGATGATCTTGTGGTTCTTAAAATGGATTTGCACTGTTCCGGTTGCATTACCAAGTGCAAGAAAGTTCTCGGATCTTTGGAAGGTATTAATTTCCAGAATCTGATATGTGATTTCGAGTATTAGTTCTCTAATTATGTGTTGGCTGAAAAATTAGGTTAATATTCTTCGATTTACTTTTTCTGATTCTGGAATATACAGCTTTCAATTATCATTCATTCATTGAATATGCTCTGGTAAATCAGGTTGTTGATGATTGATTAATTTCTTTGTAGGTTTTGTATCTTTGAAAGCTGATTTGGAATCGAACAAGATAAGTATCGTCGGAAAAGTTGATCCGGTGAAGGCTAAAGAGATACTCGAGCAGAGGATGAAGAAGAATGTGGAGATTATCTCTCCGGCGCCGCCTAAGAAGAAAGAAAACGGCGGTGAAGATAAGAAGAAATCGGAAGAGAAAACAGAGAAAAAGGCAGACGATAACAAGGCCAAAGAGGTATTACTTCTCTCGCCTTAATTCTTTCACTGATTCTGATCATCGTCTctgttttatattttgaatattgatCATCACCTTCATAATTATGTCTCAGCCGCCATTGATAACTGCTGTTTTGAGACTTAACCTTCACTGTGAAGGATGCATTCAAAAGATCTACAAAACCGTTACCAAAACAGAAGGTGAGTAACAGAATCTTTCAATATTCATCTTATTGAACAAATTACTAACAGAAAACAGTTAATATTGTTACATATGTACAGGTTTTCATGAGATTAAATTTGATAGAGAGAAGGAATTGGTGATGGTGAAAGGAACCATGGAGATGAAAATGTTAGCCGAGACACTTGAAGGAAAATTGAAGAGGAATGTGGAGGTTTTGATTCTTCCAAAGAAAGAAACTGCCGGAGGAgccggcgccggcgccggagaaaataaagagaaaggcggcggcggcgaaaaGGATAAGGCTGGTCCTAAAGTAGGTGAACATCAGGTCCAATTTTCCCCTGTGAATTATGGATATGGATACGGGTATCCGTATGGGTACCCTCCTGTAACCGGATACCCGACCACCAATAGGTACACCGCACCAAATCCGGGCGGATGGGGTAACTACCAAAACCCTCCGGGTTTTGCATTTAGCGACGAAAATCCAAATGCTTGTTTTATCATGTGAGATTCTTGAAGAATTAAGAAGATTCAAgatatgaataaattaaaatggtgTAAATACTATATAGCATTACTAGTAGTGGGGAATTGGATCatcaaactttaataaaaatacattattattattattgggtTTATACTACGTCACTAAAGCAATGAGAGTGATCCATAATTAATTTAGGTAGCTagatttctttttcttaatatttgGAATGATATGAAAATAATGGACAATCTTTCTCTATAGTCCTTGACTCCTTGTTTTGTTGTTTTCAATGGGGTGGGGTGACATGATTATTACTGGCTGGCCCTATGAGGAAAATGATGCACAAGACcattgacttttgaaaatcgttTTCTTTTATACTTTCATTTTATGATAACATTtaacaaaattgaatttttaaatatggtTTCTGAAAATTGTATCTAGACAAGGAACATGAAATTAAAATGTAGTTTATATGGACAATTATTGCGGAAAAAAGGAAAGaattgtcaaaataaataaaaaaaaacagaacattaatttgcaaataataaaatataacagataaataatacaaatttgtaaaaattaaaattctaaagaaAATCATCCAACATCATTCAATTCCTTCAAGTTGACTCCAAATATGAACGAATTAGAGTTTCCCACAACGATAGTGACGAAGAAGAGCAAACCGAATAAACTAATAGAACGGTGAGCGGCAGTGAAATTTTTTTTCGCCCAAGGACAGATAACGtcgatttttttttctcaaatgaTAACTAATAATCTACAAATATAGTCAAAATAGCGAGAAACCTATAAAAGTTATTAGTGAATAACGATAAAAAGACTTATATAGATGACAAACATATTCCaaaaatatctattttgaaaaaataaatactttatttatttaaattcttttttaaatatcttatttagatattaatttagatgaaagtaaaaaaaaacgGTTCGGTTTGGTCGATTTATTGACCGAAATGCACATCCAAACCGTTGATGTCAGTTtactaaatttcaaaattttggtttgattggttcGAATTTACGATTAGAAGATCAATTTAGTCGGTTTAATCAATTTCATCTactatcaaatttatttaaatagattaaatatatatcaataacatattatatatatatatatatatgaacaaatacaaattatgaataaaatttagTAACTTAATTCATGAATCATTAACCTCATTTCAAAACACAAATGTGCATTATACTAAGATTTGATATTTACTCAACATTACAATTAAAATTGtcaacaatttttaaattaaatttgtctaatgctaataatagttaatatttttaatattctaatacTAAGTTTTTAAGTTCATGATAGTCTCTCATTATTATTACTCATTATTGTCGGAATAATACTCGATTTTTGTTCCcgtcttatttaaatatttgaccGGTTGGAGTGCTTTCAGTGGCGTAACTGGCGTTAAACCGATCGACAAACTAAATCGCTGagaacaatttaataaaaagaaaaccgTAATGAATTCGGTTTAGCCGGTTCGGTTTGAAGAATTTTGGTTCGATTTGAACGAATTAGTCGGTTTATAAGTTACACCCtaggaaataatattttaaaatatattttaattatatatatattaataaatttaatgacacttatttgtaaattattcGTAAAAATACTTAGTTAGACTCAATTCCAAACGTTTTTATAAATGGAAAGGTGAAAATGATTATATAGAAAAGTTTGCGATCTCAtataacatgattttttttatttattcttatttggGATTAGAATGTAGGATCATTACGGTCGAGCTGGTATttcttttttaagaataattggGACATTTGTGTCGATTCTACTTTAT is part of the Impatiens glandulifera chromosome 1, dImpGla2.1, whole genome shotgun sequence genome and encodes:
- the LOC124921016 gene encoding heavy metal-associated isoprenylated plant protein 3-like; translation: MGANKNKSDDGGKKNDDLVVLKMDLHCSGCITKCKKVLGSLEGFVSLKADLESNKISIVGKVDPVKAKEILEQRMKKNVEIISPAPPKKKENGGEDKKKSEEKTEKKADDNKAKEPPLITAVLRLNLHCEGCIQKIYKTVTKTEGFHEIKFDREKELVMVKGTMEMKMLAETLEGKLKRNVEVLILPKKETAGGAGAGAGENKEKGGGGEKDKAGPKVGEHQVQFSPVNYGYGYGYPYGYPPVTGYPTTNRYTAPNPGGWGNYQNPPGFAFSDENPNACFIM